The Lycium ferocissimum isolate CSIRO_LF1 chromosome 1, AGI_CSIRO_Lferr_CH_V1, whole genome shotgun sequence genome includes a region encoding these proteins:
- the LOC132054143 gene encoding GDSL esterase/lipase WDL1-like: MLSSIDPLELEYKTGSKEDYMIRGDGIEKREGAAQEKITEHTLNIIGKIAGAAYSNRDGELRMVGPSRPQFVLFGSSIVQISYSNGGWGAILSDIYSRKADILLRGYYGWNSRRAIQVLDQVFPKDAAVQPTLVIVYFGGNDSMGPHSSGLGPHVPLPEYIENMRKIATHLKSLSENIRIIFLSCPPVDEVRVRENTSSYFSELVRTNELCRQYSEACIELCKEMDLKVVDLWTALQKREDWLTACFTDGIHLAEEGSKIVVEEILKVFKEAEWTPSLHWKSMPTEFPEDSPYDLVLADGKTTINPSEWTYHRQIQWD, from the exons ATGTTGAGTAGTATTGACCCATTAGAATTAGAATACAAAACAGGGAGTAAAGAAGATTACATGATAAGAGGAGATGGAATAGAAAAGCGGGAAGGAGCAGCACAAGAAAAGATCACCGAACACACGCTTAACATAATAGGAAAGATAGCAGGAGCAGCATATTCCAACAGAGACGGTGAATTGAGGATGGTGGGACCGTCGAGGCCACAGTTCGTTCTTTTCGGATCATCCATAGTTCAGATCAGTTACAGCAATGGGGGTTGGGGTGCCATTCTCTCGGATATTTATTCCCGCAAA GCTGACATATTATTGCGCGGTTACTATGGTTGGAATTCCAGACGTGCTATACAGGTCCTTGATCAAGTGTTTCCAAAG GATGCAGCTGTTCAGCCCACATTGGTGATTGTTTACTTTGGTGGAAATGATTCAATGGGACCTCATTCATCTGGATTAGGTCCTCATGTACCTCTACCAGAGTACATTGAgaacatgagaaaaattgcaACTCATCTCAAG AGCCTCTCAGAGAATATTCGCATAATCTTTCTCAGTTGTCCACCTGTTGACGAGGTCAGAGTTCGTGAAAATACAAG TTCATATTTCAGTGAGTTGGTTCGAACAAATGAGTTGTGTCGACAGTATTCTGAGGCCTGTATAGAGCTGTGCAAAGAGATGGATCTGAAGGTTGTTGATCTTTGGACAGCACTTCAGAAAAGAGAAGATTGGTTGACTGCTTGCTTTAC GGATGGGATTCACTTAGCAGAGGAGGGGAGTAAAATAGTTGTTGAAGAGATCCTCAAGGTTTTTAAGGAAGCTGAGTGGACACCTAGTTTACACTGGAAATCCATGCCAACTGAATTTCCTGAAGATTCACCTTATGATTTAGTTCTTGCGGATGGCAAAACCACAATAAACCCATCTGAGTGGACCTACCATCGACAAATTCAATGGGATTAG